Genomic segment of Desulfurellaceae bacterium:
AAGGAGGGTGGACATGCAGCAACAGCGATTGAGCCGGTTTGTGGCAGCGTTTCTGGTGTTTGGATTCCTGTTCGGGGTCGTCCCCCGGGCCGATGCGCAGGGCTTGGTCGAGATGCAGCAGGAGCCCGGCCAGTGGGTCTTGCCCGGCAAGGATTATGCGATGACCCGTCACAGCCCGCTGAACCAGATCACCAAGGACAACGTCAAGGATCTGGAGGCGGCCTGGACCTTCTCGACCGGTGTCTTGCGCGGCCATGAGGGCGCTCCGCTGGTCGTCGACAACATTATGTATGTGGTCACGCCCTTCCCCAACATCGTGTACGCCCTGGATCTGACCCGACCGGGGCCGGCGATCAAGTGGAAATACGCGCCCGAGCAGGACGAGGCGGCCATCCCGGTTGCCTGCTGCGATACGGTCAACCGTGGGGCGGCCTACGCCGAGGGCAAGATCTTCTTCAATCAGCTCGATGCCCATACGGTTGCCCTGGACGCCGAGACCGGCAAAGAGCTGTGGAAGGTCAAACAGGGCGATATCGGCCAGGGCCAGACGATCACGATGGTGCCCCTGGTGGTTCGGGACAAGGTCTTGACCGGCATCAGCGGCGGCGAGTTTGGCGTGCGCGGCTTTGTGACCGCCAATAATATCAACACCGGCGAGCAGGTGTGGCGGGCCTACAGCACCGGGCCGGATTCGGAGGTGTTGATCGGGGAAGACTTTTCGTCGCCCTACGCCTCGCATCAGGGCAAAGACCTGGGTCTGTCAACCTGGAAGGGCGAGGAGTGGAAGCGCGGCGGCGGCACGACCTGGGGCTGGTACAGCTACGACCCGGAGCTGGACCTGTTCTACTACGGAACCGGCAACCCCGGAGCCTGGAATCCCGATCAGCGGCCGGGCGCGAACAAGTGGTCGATGACGCTGTTTGCCCGCAATCCCGACACCGGCATGGCCAAGTGGGCGTATCAGATGACCCCCCACGACGCCTGGGACTATGACGGCATCAATGAGAACATTCTGATTGACCTGCCGGGCGCGAACGGCAACGGCGCTCGGAAGGTCCTGATCCACTTTGATCGTAACGGTTTTGCCTACGTGCTTGATCGCACCAACGGCACCCTGATCAGCGCCAAGCCGTTCGGGCATGTGAACTGGGCCACGGGCGTTGATCTGGAGACCGGGCTGCCGATTGAAAACCCGGAGAAGCGCACCAGGCAGGGCGAGAATGTGACCGACATCTGCCCGGCGGCCATGGGCACCAAGGACCAGCAGCCGGCCGCCTACTCGCCCAAGACGGGCCTGCTATACGTGCCGACGAACAACTTGTGTATGGAGTACGAGGGCATGCAGGTCAACTACATGGCCGGCGTGCCGTATGTCGGGGCGATTGTGAATATGTCGCCCGGACCGGGCGGACACCGGGGCGAGTTCATCGCCTGGGATCCGGTGGCGGGCGAGAAGAAGTGGGGCATCAAGGAAAAGTGGTCGGCCTGGGGCGGCGCGCTGTCCACCGCCGGTGACGTGGTGTTCTACGGCACCATGGACGGCTGGTTCAAGGCGGTTGACGCCATGAGCGGGGAAGAGCTGTGGAAGTTCAAGACCGGCTCGGGCATTATTGGCGCGCCCATGACCTATCTTGGGCCGGACGGCAAACAGTATGTGGCTATTCTGTCGGGCATCGGCGGCTGGTCGGGCCTGGTGGTGGCGGGCGATCTGGCCACCGACGATCCGACCGCAGCGCTGGGCGCGGTCGGCGCCTTTGGCGAGCTGGGCCAGGACACCAACAAGGGCGGCATGCTGTACGTGTTCGGGCTTGATTCCTAGCCAGGCCCACTCTCCGGTATCCTCCCTCTCTCCCTGTGGGGAGAGGGGGAATCCGTCGCAAGGTCGCAAGTTGCCTGCCTCTCTCCTGTCCCATGTTGTTGCGAGACTCTTCCGTCGCTGACGCCTCCTGCCGTTTTTTATCCGCCGGGCTGGCCGTGCTGGGCTGCGTCGTATTACTCGCCGCGCCGAGTCGCGCTGCGGACTCCCCGGGCAGTCCGCCCGGTTTGCGCGTGTGCGCCGATCCTAACAACCTGCCCTTCTCGAACCGGCAGCAGCAGGGCTTTGAGAACAAAATTGCCGAGTTGCTGGCCAAGGAGCGGGGT
This window contains:
- a CDS encoding methanol/ethanol family PQQ-dependent dehydrogenase yields the protein MQQQRLSRFVAAFLVFGFLFGVVPRADAQGLVEMQQEPGQWVLPGKDYAMTRHSPLNQITKDNVKDLEAAWTFSTGVLRGHEGAPLVVDNIMYVVTPFPNIVYALDLTRPGPAIKWKYAPEQDEAAIPVACCDTVNRGAAYAEGKIFFNQLDAHTVALDAETGKELWKVKQGDIGQGQTITMVPLVVRDKVLTGISGGEFGVRGFVTANNINTGEQVWRAYSTGPDSEVLIGEDFSSPYASHQGKDLGLSTWKGEEWKRGGGTTWGWYSYDPELDLFYYGTGNPGAWNPDQRPGANKWSMTLFARNPDTGMAKWAYQMTPHDAWDYDGINENILIDLPGANGNGARKVLIHFDRNGFAYVLDRTNGTLISAKPFGHVNWATGVDLETGLPIENPEKRTRQGENVTDICPAAMGTKDQQPAAYSPKTGLLYVPTNNLCMEYEGMQVNYMAGVPYVGAIVNMSPGPGGHRGEFIAWDPVAGEKKWGIKEKWSAWGGALSTAGDVVFYGTMDGWFKAVDAMSGEELWKFKTGSGIIGAPMTYLGPDGKQYVAILSGIGGWSGLVVAGDLATDDPTAALGAVGAFGELGQDTNKGGMLYVFGLDS